The proteins below come from a single Alphaproteobacteria bacterium genomic window:
- a CDS encoding formylglycine-generating enzyme family protein, with product MTSPETAPPIFRRRLVWPAAVRAGTLLGAAVLVFGLFAATPIAAQTPGGSLLAKAAQKSGKPFKECDECPEMVAIPSGNYWMGRDDGKSVETPAVPVAVLKPFALSRYEVTWDEWLACVEAGPCTHIPSDHHWGRGRQPIMNITWQDAQDYVGFLRARTGQPYRLPVEAEWEYAARAGTDTFFPWGDEAGTYNANCRKCGTPWDGQGNAPVGTFKPNAFGLYDMHGNVWEWTEDCWNPTHDGAPTIARARTDGDCERRVIRSGSWYYIPRLMASTYRDRHPAKLFSYNIGIRVARDLD from the coding sequence ATGACATCACCCGAAACCGCACCCCCGATCTTTAGGCGCCGCTTGGTGTGGCCCGCCGCGGTGCGCGCCGGTACTCTCCTCGGCGCCGCGGTCCTCGTCTTCGGGCTATTCGCCGCCACGCCCATCGCGGCGCAAACCCCGGGCGGCTCGCTCCTGGCCAAGGCCGCGCAGAAATCGGGCAAGCCGTTCAAGGAATGCGACGAATGCCCCGAGATGGTAGCGATCCCGTCCGGCAACTACTGGATGGGCCGCGACGACGGCAAAAGCGTGGAGACCCCGGCGGTGCCGGTCGCCGTCCTCAAACCCTTCGCGCTCAGCCGCTATGAGGTGACTTGGGACGAGTGGCTCGCCTGCGTCGAGGCCGGGCCGTGCACTCACATCCCGAGCGATCACCATTGGGGGCGCGGCCGCCAGCCGATCATGAACATCACCTGGCAGGACGCCCAGGACTATGTCGGCTTCCTACGCGCGCGCACCGGCCAGCCCTACCGTCTCCCGGTCGAGGCCGAATGGGAATACGCCGCGCGCGCCGGCACCGATACCTTCTTCCCCTGGGGCGACGAGGCCGGCACCTACAACGCCAACTGCCGCAAGTGCGGCACGCCGTGGGATGGCCAGGGCAACGCCCCGGTCGGCACCTTCAAGCCCAATGCGTTCGGGCTCTACGATATGCACGGCAACGTCTGGGAATGGACCGAGGATTGCTGGAACCCGACCCACGACGGCGCGCCGACGATCGCTCGCGCTCGCACCGACGGCGATTGCGAACGCCGCGTCATCCGCTCGGGCTCGTGGTACTACATCCCCCGACTGATGGCCTCGACCTACCGCGATCGCCACCCGGCCAAACTATTTTCCTACAATATCGGCATCCGCGTCGCGCGCGACCTGGACTAG
- a CDS encoding HD domain-containing phosphohydrolase: protein MAEMPEDDVPRGVNKTVVLAALTLAVIAVLGVFFVFRFVDSERQREMQDWQIRLGIVADSRAGAINDWIDDQFAAIRGLGENASLQLYVTELSLLGDDADSDELGEAGYLRNLLIATAERAKFTEPLTGPDLNANVERVGLAGMALLDPNGKVLVATPTMPPIAGPIREFLQKTPRGERGLLDMYLGNSDQPTMGFSLPVFGIQADAGTSEVLGTIIGIRIVGDDLYRLLRQPGEIEETAETYIVRTRGPNVEFLSPLKDGTAPLRRVMARDTPDLASAYVIDTAGGFGRKVDYNNEEVLVTGRTLSAAPWVVVRKVSTAEALSAAESRLTTMLIVFILVIVVTLVMIVAVWRHGTSIRAAAAAERFRLAAERFQNLGKFLRVVTDSQPTEMIAVTAEGQYTFANKTAADNAGMDVDAMMKTTMANVMGPVRAKSFEKLNKEILLRAEEIIANQERITHINEFDDEKGHHLIRSTHYPLRGDRDHPAAVLMMLDDITELMEEREQRERVFRELVETLVDVVGQRDPYCAHHASRVGEVATAMAKEMDLDSKAIRTIDIAAQLMNIGKTRVRGEWLRREGPLTPDEIELVRTQIQKGADMLSHVEFDGPVVEIIGQVQEHADGSGRPRGLKGEEINLAARIIAVANAFVAMVSPRSYRKEGRSVEDATGELMQERDKRYDRRAVSALLHVLDNRGGRDKWADFAKAPVRETDDAGGAGRDRAATD, encoded by the coding sequence ATGGCCGAAATGCCCGAAGACGACGTCCCGCGGGGCGTCAACAAAACCGTGGTATTGGCCGCGCTCACCCTCGCGGTGATCGCGGTTCTGGGCGTTTTCTTCGTCTTTCGATTCGTCGATTCCGAACGCCAGCGCGAAATGCAGGATTGGCAGATCCGCCTCGGGATCGTCGCCGACAGCCGCGCCGGGGCGATCAACGACTGGATCGACGATCAGTTCGCGGCGATCCGCGGCTTGGGCGAGAACGCCTCGTTGCAGCTTTACGTGACCGAACTGTCGTTGCTGGGCGACGACGCGGATTCCGACGAACTTGGCGAAGCCGGCTACCTGCGCAACTTGCTGATCGCGACGGCAGAGCGGGCGAAATTCACGGAGCCGCTGACCGGCCCGGACCTGAATGCCAATGTCGAACGCGTCGGCTTGGCCGGGATGGCGTTGCTCGACCCTAACGGCAAGGTGTTGGTGGCGACGCCGACGATGCCGCCGATCGCCGGGCCGATCCGCGAGTTCCTGCAAAAAACGCCGCGCGGTGAGCGCGGGCTGCTGGACATGTATCTTGGCAATAGCGACCAGCCGACGATGGGCTTTTCGCTGCCGGTCTTCGGCATCCAGGCCGATGCCGGCACCAGCGAGGTGCTGGGCACGATCATTGGCATTCGGATCGTCGGCGACGATCTCTACCGTTTGCTGCGCCAGCCCGGCGAGATCGAGGAAACCGCCGAGACCTATATCGTGCGCACGCGCGGTCCGAACGTGGAGTTCCTGTCGCCGTTGAAGGACGGGACCGCGCCGCTGCGCCGGGTGATGGCGCGCGATACACCGGATCTTGCGTCGGCCTACGTCATCGATACCGCGGGCGGATTCGGCCGCAAAGTCGACTACAACAACGAAGAGGTTCTGGTCACCGGGCGCACGCTGTCGGCGGCACCGTGGGTCGTGGTGCGCAAGGTCAGCACCGCCGAAGCCCTATCGGCCGCCGAATCCCGCCTGACGACGATGCTGATCGTGTTCATCTTGGTCATCGTCGTGACGCTGGTGATGATCGTCGCGGTTTGGCGCCACGGCACCTCGATCCGCGCCGCCGCCGCGGCCGAGCGTTTCCGGCTCGCTGCCGAACGATTCCAGAACCTGGGTAAGTTCCTGCGTGTGGTCACCGACAGCCAACCCACCGAAATGATCGCGGTGACGGCGGAGGGCCAATACACGTTTGCCAACAAGACTGCCGCCGACAATGCCGGGATGGACGTCGACGCGATGATGAAGACGACCATGGCTAACGTCATGGGGCCGGTCCGCGCCAAGTCGTTCGAGAAGCTGAACAAGGAAATCCTGCTCCGCGCCGAGGAGATCATCGCGAATCAGGAGCGCATCACCCACATCAACGAGTTCGACGACGAAAAGGGTCACCACCTAATCCGCTCCACGCACTATCCCTTGCGCGGCGACCGCGACCATCCGGCGGCGGTGCTGATGATGTTGGACGACATCACCGAGCTGATGGAGGAGCGCGAGCAGCGCGAACGGGTGTTCCGCGAACTGGTAGAAACGCTGGTCGATGTGGTCGGCCAGCGCGATCCCTATTGCGCGCACCACGCCTCGCGCGTCGGCGAGGTGGCGACGGCGATGGCCAAGGAGATGGATCTCGACAGCAAGGCCATTCGTACCATCGACATCGCCGCGCAGTTGATGAACATCGGCAAGACCCGGGTGCGTGGAGAGTGGTTGCGCCGCGAAGGGCCGTTGACCCCGGACGAGATCGAGTTGGTACGGACCCAAATCCAAAAGGGCGCCGATATGCTGTCCCACGTCGAATTCGATGGGCCGGTGGTCGAGATCATCGGCCAGGTGCAGGAGCACGCGGACGGGAGCGGCCGGCCCCGGGGCCTCAAGGGCGAGGAGATCAACCTTGCGGCGCGGATCATCGCGGTCGCCAATGCGTTCGTCGCAATGGTCAGTCCGCGGTCCTACCGTAAGGAGGGCCGCAGCGTCGAGGACGCGACGGGCGAACTGATGCAAGAGCGCGACAAACGCTACGACCGGCGCGCGGTCTCGGCGCTGCTCCACGTCCTCGACAACCGCGGCGGGCGCGACAAATGGGCCGATTTCGCCAAGGCCCCGGTGCGGGAAACCGACGACGCCGGCGGCGCCGGCCGGGACCGCGCGGCCACCGACTGA
- a CDS encoding transglutaminase-like cysteine peptidase, with protein MTRVSIRLRSGAAGAVLVAAALALTPAAFAADAGAGKPSLWGTVAVEKDSLAPFPKWTEALARFKEEAKKNSGECKVTAEEKCEFKTWVAFLNKVKNEPTAVKLEQVNAFMNQAKYIVDPINWSVKDYWATPAQFFKRFGDCEDFAVAKFMSLAALGVDRDSMRIVVLQDLNLKVAHAVLAVELDGKTWILDNQIKQVIDADRIRHYRPVYSVNEKGWWLHKGA; from the coding sequence ATGACACGGGTGTCGATAAGGCTTCGCAGTGGCGCCGCCGGTGCCGTCCTGGTCGCGGCCGCACTGGCGCTGACCCCAGCCGCCTTTGCGGCAGACGCCGGCGCCGGTAAGCCCAGCCTGTGGGGCACCGTGGCGGTCGAGAAAGACAGCCTCGCGCCCTTCCCCAAATGGACCGAAGCGCTGGCCCGCTTCAAGGAAGAGGCCAAAAAGAACAGCGGCGAGTGCAAGGTCACCGCCGAAGAAAAATGCGAATTCAAAACCTGGGTGGCCTTCCTCAACAAGGTCAAGAACGAGCCGACCGCGGTCAAGCTCGAACAGGTCAACGCCTTCATGAACCAAGCCAAATACATCGTCGATCCGATCAATTGGAGCGTGAAGGACTATTGGGCGACCCCCGCCCAATTCTTCAAACGCTTCGGCGATTGCGAGGATTTTGCGGTGGCCAAGTTCATGTCCCTGGCTGCCCTCGGCGTCGACCGCGATTCGATGCGCATCGTCGTTTTGCAAGACCTCAACCTCAAGGTCGCCCACGCCGTCCTCGCGGTCGAGCTCGACGGCAAGACCTGGATCCTCGACAACCAAATCAAACAAGTCATCGACGCCGACCGCATCCGCCACTACCGCCCGGTCTATTCGGTCAACGAAAAGGGCTGGTGGCTGCACAAGGGCGCGTAA